In [Phormidium] sp. ETS-05, the genomic window CCCGCGATGATGCAATATCGGTTTTGATATTTAGCATCATTCCAATCGGTAGGGACACAGCAATGGTGTCCCTACATCACCAAAAAAACCACTTTTGATATCACCATGCCACACAGTCTCGTCCTCAACATCCTACCCAAATCCCCCATCCCCCCCCAGTTTCTCACTGGGAGGCACTTGCACGCCCTTTTCCTCACCTTGGTTAGTGCTGTAGATAAAGATTTAAGCGACTACCTCCACAACCAAACTAATGATAAAGCCTTTACCTTGAGTCCTTGGCAAATTGCCGGACAAAGGCGGTTTGAACATGGCATTTATTCCCTGGAATGGGAACATCAACAACCTATCCCCGCCGGGACGCAATGCTGGTGGCGCATCTCTCTGCTAGATGATAGTTTATTCAGTCAACTGACCAAACTTTGGCTCAATCTTAATCCCCAACATCCTTGGCATTTGGGGCCAGCAGATTTGCTGATTACCAGCATTTTGGGAACACCGCAACCGGCGCAACCTTGGGCGAGTTTTGCTCCCTACGCTACCTTGTATGAAATGGCTTCGGAAACCGATCGGCAAATTGCTTTTAATTTTACCACACCTGCCACTTTTCGGCAAGGGGAAAGTGATATGGCTCTCCCCACCAGGGAAGCAGTGTTTCACAGTCTGATTCACCGGTGGAATAAATACAGCGGCATTGAGTTTTCCCATGATTTGAGTGAAAAAATTTTTCCCAGCTTTTTCAATATCCGCACCGCTGTAGTCAGCAACTACAAGAGCAAGTTAATTGGCTGTATCGGTCAAATTAGCTACCGAATTTTGGGGGCTGCTGACACTTTGGCGATTAAGCAAATTAATGCTTTAGCTGATTTCGCTCTTTACGCGGGAGTGGGGCGGAAAACCCCGATGGGGATGGGGATGGTGCGGCGAGTTGATCCGAATCAAAAAACATCTAAACAGTCAGGACAAAATTATGCTTGATATTGATTATATTCCCATTGCGGCGCTGAATCAATATGCTTACTGCTCTCACCGCTGCTGGCGGATGTTTTGCGCTGGGGAATTTGTGGATAATCATTATACCATTGAAGGCACGAGTTTGCATAGTCGGGTTCACAGTTTTGGCGAAGGTATCCGGGAAGATGTGGAGCAAATTCGCGCCATTTGGCTGAAGTCGGAGCAGTACAAGTTGATTGGTAAATCGGATTTGATTGAAACTGTGGATGGGGAGTGGTATCCCGTGGAATATAAACGGGGACGCAAGGGAGAATGGGATAATGATGAGTTGCAGGTAGCAGCCCAGGCTTTATGTTTGGAAGAAATGACGGGTAAAACCATTACTGGCGGCTATATTTATTATGCCAGTTCTTACCAGCGGCAGTTGGTGGAAATTTCCCCAGAATTGCGGGGGCAGACTCTGGCAACTATTGCGGAAGTTGCCAAGTTATTCGCGACGGGGGCAATGCCGAAACCTACTTATAATCCCCGTTGTCGTGGGTGCAGTTTGTCTGCTGCTTGTTTGCCCCAAGCTGCCGCGAAAATTGGTCGTTATCAAGAATTGAATTAGTCATTGGTCATTGGTCATTAGTCCTTTGTCTTTTGTCTGATAAAAGTAGTAGGTGGGCATTGCCCACCCGACAAAAATTCAGAAGTAGCCTTTAGGAGGTAATCATGGGAACTGTTTATGTGGTGCAAGATGATGCTTTTGTGGGAAAAACTGATGAACGGTTGACGGTAAAAGTCGGGAAAGATAAGCCCCTAGAGGTGCCTTTACTGATGATAGATGGGCTGGTTGTGTTGGGACGAGCGACGATTTCTCCCGCAGCTATTCTGGAGTTACTAGAGCGGCATATTCCGGTATCTTTTCTCAGTCAGAATGGGCGTTATTTGGGAACGCTAGAACCAGAGTTGAGTAAAAATATTTTTGTGAGAGCTGCTCAGTGGCAAGCTGCGGGTCATTCTGAACTGGCGGTGGGGGCTGTGCGGGGTTTTGTGCGGGGTAAGTTGAAGAATTACCGCCATATTTTGCAGCGGCGAGAGCGGGAAAATGCAGACCTGAATTTAGCTGATGGGATTGCTAAGTTAGAATCGGCGATATCGCCGATTAATGCTACTGATAATATTGACAGTCTCCGGGGATTAGAGGGTGCTGGTAGCGCGGCTTATTTTGGCTGTTTTAATCAGCTAATTCGGGGGGATGGGTTTGAATTTACTGCAAGGCGGCGGCGTCCTCCTACTGACCCAGTAAATGCGCTGTTGAGTTTTGGTTATGCTTTGCTGCGCCATGATGTGCAAGGGGCGGTAAATACGGTGGGTTTTGACCCCTATTTGGGCTATCTCCATTACCAGCGTTATGGTCGCCCTTCTTTGGCGCTGGATTTAATGGAGGAGTTTCGGCCTTTGGTGGTAGATACAATTGTTTTAGCTGCGATTAATAAGCGGACTCTGACCGTGAATGATTTCGTTACCGAGCCTTTGAGCGGTGCGGTTTCTTTGACTCAAGAAGGATTGCGCACTTTTCTGCGGCTTTATCAGGAGAAAAAGCAGTCTAAGTTTAAGCATCCGGTGATGGGGCGGCAATGTACTTATCAAGAAGCCTTTGAGATTCAAGGGCGCTTGTTGGCGAAGTATTTGATGGGGGAAACTGACCAATATCCGCCCCTGGTTTTGAAATAAGGGTTGGTCATTGGTCATTGGTCATTGGTCATTTGTCCTTTGTTTGGATAGAACAAGGGACAAATGACAAGGGACAAAGGACAAAGGAAATCAGTTTAGGAGTGGTTATGAATGTTGTGATTTCTTATGATGTTTCTGAAGATAAGCGCCGCAATAAAATCCATAAAGTGTTAAAATCTTATGGTCAGCGGGTGCAGTATAGTGTGTTTGAGTGTGAGCTTACGGATACTCAATATGCGAAACTCAGGTCCCGCTTGAGTAAGTTGATTAAGCCGGAGGAGGACAATATCCGTTTTTACTCCCTCTGCGCTTGTTGCTTTGGTAAGGTCGATCGGATTGGCGGACCGTCGCCGGTGGATAGGACCATCTTCTTCGCTTAACCCGATTTTGCGCGGAGGGGTAGGTGTTGGGAGAGGGCAATCAAAATTTTCGCCTGGAACCGTTGACGGGCAAGGTTTTGAGCCCTATTAGAGAAAAAATCGAGCCGCGCAAATCCTGAAACCCTTATGGCACAAGCATTAGAGCGAAATTTTTTTTCAACCCCCTTGACAGCCCAGGAGCTGAAATGGTATTTTTAGATCGATTCGCGCAAATGCACCTTGAAAACTGCATATTCCAAGGGTTCCAGGAGCCCGCTCCCGAAATTTACCCGAATCCCTTTCAGGGATTGAAACCTCCGCAAATACAATTACTCATCCCCTGCTCGCTGTACCCGAAATTTACCCGAATCCCTTTCAGGGATTGAAACTGGAGGAGGCATACCTCTGGTAATTTCGATCACCCTCCCGAAATTTACCCGAATCCCTTTCAGGGATTGAAACCTGGATATCCAGGGATTGGGCGGGGATGAAAACCGTCCCGAAATTTACCCGAATCCCTTTCAGGGATTGAAACCCCCCCGTGCTAATTAGTCTCCGGTGGTGTAGCTCCCGAAATTTACCCGAATCCCTTTCAGGGATTGAAACCTCAGAGATGAGGAGGAAAAGGCCCAGAAGTTGGGCAAACCCGAAATTTACCCGAATCCCTTTCAGGGATTGAAACTCTGAATACCAGACAGTCACATGCTGATATCCCTTGGACCCCGAAATTTACCCGAATCCCTTTCAGGGATTGAAACCAAGCTCACATCAAGAAACTGGCTTTCGATTATGACCCGAAATTTACCCGAATCCCTTTCAGGGATTGAAACGACTAGCAGGCAAAGCCTTAATCCCATTGCCTTTGGACCCGAAATTTACCCGAATCCCTTTCAGGGATTGAAACCATTCCCACCACTGAAGTACCTCCCAGTCGGGGAAACCCGAAATTTACCCGAATCCCTTTCAGGGATTGAAACTCATCCCAGGATTCTTTTGGTGGTTCCATTCCATACCCGAAATTTACCCGAATCCCTTTCAGGGATTGAAACTAAGAAACAACGTGCCGGGGAGAGGGGAGCGATCGCCCCGAAATTTACCCGAATCCCTTTCAGGGATTGAAACAAAAAATGTCCCCACGGCGTCGGGGGAGGCAAAGGGGCCCGAAATTTACCCGAATCCCTTTCAGGGATTGAAACTTTGAGGCTGTCGAGCCTCAACACCACCGCCGTATCCCCGAAATTTACCCGAATCCCTTTCAGGGATTGAAACCTTTGGGGGCTTCTCTTTCTCCTAGGACTGCGCCGTGCCCGAAATTTACCCGAATCCCTTTCAGGGATTGAAACATTGTTGGCCCACTCCCCCCACTCAAACTGTAGTCGGCCCGAAATTTACCCGAATCCCTTTCAGGGATTGAAACAAGGCTGGCGTGACGGCTAAATTTGGCGGTTTCCGCCACCCGAAATTTACCCGAATCCCTTTCAGGGATTGAAACGCGTCCCCGATGCCGGCCCCCATCACGGGCCCCTATTTCCCGAAATTTACCCGAATCCCTTTCAGGGATTGAAACTTGAGAAGTATCTGATAAATCGCTAAATAATGCGACCCCCGAAATTTACCCGAATCCCTTTCAGGGATTGAAACACACGGTTTTTGGTGGTGTCACATAGGGACTACATACCCCGAAATTTACCCGAATCCCTTTCAGGGATTGAAACATGGTATAATCCCGTTAGCAGATAGACTAAAAAGCGGCCCGAAATTTACCCGAATCCCTTTCAGGGATTGAAACGGGGGGACTTTGTTTTTTGTTACGGGAATCAAACATCCCGAAATTTACCCGAATCCCTTTCAGGGATTGAAACTTAAAGACGGTGAGGAATTTTTCATCCGAGCATCAAACCCGAAATTTACCCGAATCCCTTTCAGGGATTGAAACGAGCAACAACCCAATCAACCAGATTCGCCATACTTTCCCGAAATTTACCCGAATCCCTTTCAGGGATTGAAACCTCACTTTGCCCCATCTGCAGCTGGCGACGAGCCGCACCCCCCGAAATTTACCCGAATCCCTTTCAGGGATTGAAACGCGCTTCATTTCTAGTTCGCGCTTTACCCAATACCACAGCCCGAAATTTACCCGAATCCCTTTCAGGGATTGAAACTAAATTCCCACGGTGTTTCACCTACAGGCGATCGCCCGCCCGAAATTTACCCGAATCCCTTTCAGGGATTGAAACATCACCTTGGGTAGCGATGACCTGCCCCCGCAAAAAGAAGCCCGAAATTTACCCGAATCCCTTTCAGGGATTGAAACCATTAATTTCGGCGTCGAAATTCCCACGGTGGTTCCCGAAATTTACCCGAATCCCTTTCAGGGATTGAAACCAGTCAATTGAACTAGCTTTAACAACAGGCGACAACATCCCGAAATTTACCCGAATCCCTTTCAGGGATTGAAACAGGATGACGGTGTTGGGGGGGACCCCCTCAGGTATGGGTCCCGAAATTTACCCGAATCCCTTTCAGGGATTGAAACAAATTTCCCGTCGTGGCCGCGCTTCATTTCTAGTTCGCCCCGAAATTTACCCGAATCCCTTTCAGGGATTGAAACACATCATCTAACTTGTTTGAGGGGGAGACAGCAACAAAGCCCGAAATTTACCCGAATCCCTTTCAGGGATTGAAACTAATAGATAGTGCGGACATATCCGCATATACCCTTCCCCGAAATTTACCCGAATCCCTTTCAGGGATTGAAACTCGGAAAAAGTCCGAGCCACAGTGCCGGTCGCGGTAGCGCCCGAAATTTACCCGAATCCCTTTCAGGGATTGAAACTAGTCGTACTGATTGATAGTCCCCACAATTGATGGTGTCCCGAAATTTACCCGAATCCCTTTCAGGGATTGAAACAGCAGTAAGGGCAGACTTGATGGCCTCAGCCTTGGTGCCCCGAAATTTACCCGAATCCCTTTCAGGGATTGAAACTGGTTTCCCTTCGTGAGGCGATCGCGCAGATACCGGATCCCGAAATTTACCCGAATCCCTTTCAGGGATTGAAACCCAACCTAGAACAAGTTTCAGTAACTCCATCAACCGACCCGAAATTTACCCGAATCCCTTTCAGGGATTGAAACCCTTTACGTTTATCCCTGCCAAGATTGCGGATAACCAAGCCCGAAATTTACCCGAATCCCTTTCAGGGATTGAAACTCTCCAGTCTGGCATCCCGCCAAGACCACACCCACCCGAAATTTACCCGAATCCCTTTCAGGGATTGAAACCAGTTATCGGGCCGGCCTTCAACCATTCCTAGAGGCCTCGAAATTTACCCGAATCCCTTTCAGGGATTGAAACCTCAGCTCCGTCTAATTTGTACCACAAATCAAACACCCGAAATTTACCCGAATCCCTTTCAGGGATTGAAACTATTTGCCCTGACTCATAAGCCACAATGCCATCAGATCCCGAAATTTACCCGAATCCCTTTCAGGGATTGAAACAGTCTCTGTGGCTCCAGCGCAGCCACTGCCACGACTCCCGAAATTTACCCGAATCCCTTTCAGGGATTGAAACCTTATGGGATAGTGTGTACGCCATAAGAAATAGTGTACCCGAAATTTACCCGAATCCCTTTCAGGGATTGAAACTGCATCCGAGTAGTGACTGCTTGGTATTGTCCCACCACCCGAAATTTACCCGAATCCCTTTCAGGGATTGAAACATCGGCGAAACAACTCTGTGGCAGCTTTGCCTGTACCCCGAAATTTACCCGAATCCCTTTCAGGGATTGAAACGGCCATTCTTTATCGTCTGGCGCTTTACGAAGGTTGGCCCCGAAATTTACCCGAATCCCTTTCAGGGATTGAAACGTACACCTGATTCTTGGCACGCCGAAATCGGCGAGCCCGAAATTTACCCGAATCCCTTTCAGGGATTGAAACAAGTTTTTTCTTTGGGTTTGTTTTTCTCCTTATTTGCCCCCGAAATTTACCCGAA contains:
- the cas1d gene encoding type I-D CRISPR-associated endonuclease Cas1d, producing MGTVYVVQDDAFVGKTDERLTVKVGKDKPLEVPLLMIDGLVVLGRATISPAAILELLERHIPVSFLSQNGRYLGTLEPELSKNIFVRAAQWQAAGHSELAVGAVRGFVRGKLKNYRHILQRRERENADLNLADGIAKLESAISPINATDNIDSLRGLEGAGSAAYFGCFNQLIRGDGFEFTARRRRPPTDPVNALLSFGYALLRHDVQGAVNTVGFDPYLGYLHYQRYGRPSLALDLMEEFRPLVVDTIVLAAINKRTLTVNDFVTEPLSGAVSLTQEGLRTFLRLYQEKKQSKFKHPVMGRQCTYQEAFEIQGRLLAKYLMGETDQYPPLVLK
- the cas2 gene encoding CRISPR-associated endonuclease Cas2, with product MNVVISYDVSEDKRRNKIHKVLKSYGQRVQYSVFECELTDTQYAKLRSRLSKLIKPEEDNIRFYSLCACCFGKVDRIGGPSPVDRTIFFA
- the cas6 gene encoding CRISPR-associated endoribonuclease Cas6 encodes the protein MPHSLVLNILPKSPIPPQFLTGRHLHALFLTLVSAVDKDLSDYLHNQTNDKAFTLSPWQIAGQRRFEHGIYSLEWEHQQPIPAGTQCWWRISLLDDSLFSQLTKLWLNLNPQHPWHLGPADLLITSILGTPQPAQPWASFAPYATLYEMASETDRQIAFNFTTPATFRQGESDMALPTREAVFHSLIHRWNKYSGIEFSHDLSEKIFPSFFNIRTAVVSNYKSKLIGCIGQISYRILGAADTLAIKQINALADFALYAGVGRKTPMGMGMVRRVDPNQKTSKQSGQNYA
- the cas4 gene encoding CRISPR-associated protein Cas4, whose translation is MLDIDYIPIAALNQYAYCSHRCWRMFCAGEFVDNHYTIEGTSLHSRVHSFGEGIREDVEQIRAIWLKSEQYKLIGKSDLIETVDGEWYPVEYKRGRKGEWDNDELQVAAQALCLEEMTGKTITGGYIYYASSYQRQLVEISPELRGQTLATIAEVAKLFATGAMPKPTYNPRCRGCSLSAACLPQAAAKIGRYQELN